The following are encoded in a window of Bacillus sp. SORGH_AS_0510 genomic DNA:
- a CDS encoding LysE family translocator, translating into MINFYAFVMLCVFLIILPGPDTAIVTSNTISDGKIGGFKTALGTCCALCIHTTAAVLGLSAVIMKSALVFSIFKYIGAVYLLYLGVKALWSLKKKNETGENVEVETKKQLKSTSCFKQGFLTDILNPKVAILFLTFFPQFVNSESSTFLPFIIMGVTYTVLTAVWFLLYVALINRISAFMKRPKTKKVIEGITGTILIGFGVKLALEKVHN; encoded by the coding sequence ATAAACTTTTACGCGTTTGTTATGTTGTGTGTTTTTTTAATTATTTTACCTGGTCCCGATACTGCTATTGTTACAAGTAATACTATTTCAGATGGTAAAATCGGTGGGTTTAAAACAGCTTTAGGTACTTGTTGTGCTCTTTGTATCCATACCACCGCGGCTGTATTAGGACTTTCAGCAGTCATTATGAAATCAGCATTAGTGTTTTCTATCTTTAAATACATAGGTGCTGTTTACTTACTTTATCTGGGTGTTAAAGCATTATGGTCTTTGAAGAAAAAGAATGAAACAGGAGAAAATGTTGAAGTGGAGACAAAAAAACAGCTAAAGAGCACATCTTGTTTTAAACAAGGGTTCCTTACAGATATACTTAATCCCAAAGTTGCTATCTTATTCTTAACCTTTTTCCCTCAATTCGTTAACTCTGAAAGCAGTACCTTTTTACCGTTTATTATAATGGGTGTCACTTATACTGTATTGACTGCCGTGTGGTTTTTACTTTATGTCGCCTTAATTAACCGTATTAGTGCTTTTATGAAAAGACCTAAAACGAAAAAGGTTATTGAAGGAATCACAGGTACGATACTTATAGGTTTTGGTGTAAAACTAGCCCTAGAAAAAGTTCATAACTAG